In Salarias fasciatus chromosome 20, fSalaFa1.1, whole genome shotgun sequence, a single window of DNA contains:
- the LOC115407745 gene encoding glutathione S-transferase Mu 3-like — MSNKMVLAYWDIRGIGQPIRLLLEYTGTNYEDKFYVCGEAPDYDKSCWFDVKSELGMTFPNLPYLVDGERKLVQSNAIMRYIARKHNLCGKTEDEQVRVDFIENQAMDFRNGFVRLCYMDYDTQKDTYLQNLGEPLGQFSTFLGDRKWFAGDEITFVDFIMYELLDQHKLFDANTVSKFKNLSDFLDRFEALDKIKAYLKSDKYIKTPINNRMAKWGGKKE, encoded by the exons ATGTCGAACAAGATGGTTCTGGCTTACTGGGACATCCGCGGG ATCGGCCAGCCCATCCGCCTCCTCCTGGAGTACACCGGCACCAACTACGAGGACAAGTTCTACGTCTGCGGCGAAG CTCCAGATTATGACAAGAGCTGCTGGTTCGATGTGAAGTCGGAGCTCGGCATGACCTTCCCCAAC CTCCCCTAcctggtggacggagagaggAAGCTCGTGCAGAGTAACGCCATCATGAGATACATCGCCCGCAAGCACAACCTGT GTGGGAAGACCGAGGATGAGCAGGTGCGAGTGGACTTCATCGAGAACCAGGCCATGGACTTCAGGAACGGGTTCGTGAGGCTGTGCTACATGGACTAT GACACCCAGAAGGACACGTACCTGCAGAACTTGGGCGAGCCGCTGGGTCAGTTCTCTACTTTCTtgggagacaggaagtggttcgCTGGTGACGAG ATCACCTTTGTTGACTTCATCATGTACGAGCTGCTGGACCAGCACAAGTTGTTCGATGCCAACACTGTCTCCAAATTCAAGAACCTGTCTGACTTCCTGGACCGTTTCGAG GCTCTGGACAAGATCAAGGCTTACCTGAAGTCCGACAAATACATCAAGACTCCAATCAACAACAGGATGGCCAAGTGGGGAGGCAAGAAGGAGTAA